In Dermacentor albipictus isolate Rhodes 1998 colony chromosome 6, USDA_Dalb.pri_finalv2, whole genome shotgun sequence, the following proteins share a genomic window:
- the LOC135896319 gene encoding transcription factor 15-like isoform X2 has translation MARRRRHPHEAPAVTRRRAAGSNAAADGDDAPSRLKPRPLQRNAANARERARMRVLSRAFSRLKTSLPWVPEDTKLSKLDTLRLAAGYIAHLRRVLLDDDEASSPGSAAAAEEAACGSPRCLHPLTLTWPFSFHQRLASPEGQQDAEPKVRHAVSCRMFEGDAPLASSNRPAKQPYQEPAACHGGHRYSSAPADDGFESFLDYLNSSSGPSHPSYSGRFMAITSQRPLCSS, from the exons ATGGCGCGGAGACGCCGTCACCCCCACGAGGCTCCCGCCGTGACGCGGCGTCGCGCCGCGGGTTCGAACGCCGCCGCCGACGGCGACGACGCCCCCTCGAGGCTCAAGCCGCGGCCCCTGCAGCGCAACGCGGCCAACGCCCGCGAGAGGGCCCGGATGCGCGTTCTGAGCCGCGCCTTCTCGCGGCTCAAGACGTCGCTGCCCTGGGTGCCCGAGGACACCAAGCTCTCCAAGCTGGACACGCTGAGGCTGGCGGCCGGCTACATCGCGCACCTGCGCCGGGTGCTGCTGGACGACGACGAGGCGTCGTCGCCCGGttcggccgccgccgccgaagaGGCCGCCTGCGGCTCGCCGCGGTGCCTGCACCCGCTGACGCTG ACGTGGCCGTTCTCATTCCACCAGCGGCTCGCCAGTCCCGAGGGGCAGCAGGACGCCGAGCCCAAGGTCCGACACGCCGTCTCCTGTCGCATGTTCGAGGGCGATGCACCTCTGGCGTCGTCGAACCGACCCGCCAAGCAGCCTTACCAGGAACCGGCCGCGTGTCACGGAGGCCACCGATATTCGTCCGCCCCCGCGGACGACGGATTCGAGTCCTTCCTCGACTACCTGAACAGTTCCTCGGGACCGTCGCACCCTTCGTACTCGGGCCGCTTTATGGCCATAACGAGTCAACGACCCCTGTGTTCCTCCTGA
- the LOC135896319 gene encoding musculin-like isoform X1, protein MPVYFDAQFMVSPPIPSAADKTAAAPTPVRPMARRRRHPHEAPAVTRRRAAGSNAAADGDDAPSRLKPRPLQRNAANARERARMRVLSRAFSRLKTSLPWVPEDTKLSKLDTLRLAAGYIAHLRRVLLDDDEASSPGSAAAAEEAACGSPRCLHPLTLTWPFSFHQRLASPEGQQDAEPKVRHAVSCRMFEGDAPLASSNRPAKQPYQEPAACHGGHRYSSAPADDGFESFLDYLNSSSGPSHPSYSGRFMAITSQRPLCSS, encoded by the exons GGTCTCCCCGCCAATCCCGTCTGCGGCCGACAAAACCGCAGCGGCCCCCACCCCGGTCCGACCCATGGCGCGGAGACGCCGTCACCCCCACGAGGCTCCCGCCGTGACGCGGCGTCGCGCCGCGGGTTCGAACGCCGCCGCCGACGGCGACGACGCCCCCTCGAGGCTCAAGCCGCGGCCCCTGCAGCGCAACGCGGCCAACGCCCGCGAGAGGGCCCGGATGCGCGTTCTGAGCCGCGCCTTCTCGCGGCTCAAGACGTCGCTGCCCTGGGTGCCCGAGGACACCAAGCTCTCCAAGCTGGACACGCTGAGGCTGGCGGCCGGCTACATCGCGCACCTGCGCCGGGTGCTGCTGGACGACGACGAGGCGTCGTCGCCCGGttcggccgccgccgccgaagaGGCCGCCTGCGGCTCGCCGCGGTGCCTGCACCCGCTGACGCTG ACGTGGCCGTTCTCATTCCACCAGCGGCTCGCCAGTCCCGAGGGGCAGCAGGACGCCGAGCCCAAGGTCCGACACGCCGTCTCCTGTCGCATGTTCGAGGGCGATGCACCTCTGGCGTCGTCGAACCGACCCGCCAAGCAGCCTTACCAGGAACCGGCCGCGTGTCACGGAGGCCACCGATATTCGTCCGCCCCCGCGGACGACGGATTCGAGTCCTTCCTCGACTACCTGAACAGTTCCTCGGGACCGTCGCACCCTTCGTACTCGGGCCGCTTTATGGCCATAACGAGTCAACGACCCCTGTGTTCCTCCTGA